The genomic region ACCAAGTCCAGGACGAAAGATTGCTTGGTGTTTTACCAAGCCAAAAATACTTGCCGTAGTAGATTGCTGCGGGCGATCGATATTGACTTTAATTGACTTGACAATTGACTGTTCTAAAGCCGACAAATCTGCAATCTCCGCTAAAACATCTCGATTGAAAATAGATTCTGGAGTGCGTTGAGAGATAAACACGCCCGAACAAAATTGTTTTGCTTGATAAGCCGTGCCGATCTTCAAGATCTGCCACAGGCTGAAGCTAATATAGCCAATAATACTGGCACTAATTAATCCGAAGCTCCACAAAACATATTTAAAGGCTGGTTTCATCTAAGTAATTACCCAATCGTTGCAAAATGAATTCAAAGTCGTTTAAAACTAAATTGAAATTTTGCTCGGTCAATATCGGGACGTGAACAAAAACACAGTTTACTGATAACTGATGGCGTTGAATCCACTCTAAAATTGCATAATAAAGTCCTTCGCAGACAAACTTTCCTGCATCGTGACTAATTTTGACTCTGCTATTCTCCCTCACTAACTTTTCTAGATCGATGTTGGTCCGTAAAATACTACCATTACAAGTTGCCTTAGATTCAATACTCAAATACTGTCGGCGTTCTGCCATACCACAACAAACAATTAAATTAGGTTCTACGACCTGAGCTTTTTCCATGACTATATTGCTGGCAAGTTGAATGTTGACAGGCAACTGACGCAAAAAGTTGAGAACAGCAAATGTATAGTTAAGTTGAGATATTTTTTCTAATAGATCGTCAGAAGAATTCGTTGTGTGATGGGGTAGCCAGGTTGTAAAGGAAGTTAGCAGAATCTTTTTTGTCATAAAATAAGAGAATGCCACGATCGCAGAGGATGAATTAATGGCAACGATCGCAGTAGTAGATTATGACATGGGAAATTTGCACTCAGCCTGTAAAGGACTGGAGAATGCAGGCGCAACCCCAAAAATCACCGATTCCGCCAGAGAAATACTACAAGCAGATGCGATCGTCCTGCCAGGAGTCGGCTCATTCGATCCAGCCGTGCAACATTTGCGATCGCGGGGTTTAGAAGCACCCATCAAACAGGCGATCGCTAGCGGAATACCATTTCTAGGGATCTGCCTTGGTTTGCAAATCTTATTCGACAGCAGCGAAGAAGGCAAAGAGCCAGGGTTGGGAATCATTGCTGGTACTGTCCGCCGCTTTACCTCCGAACCAGGAATTACCATTCCCCACATGGGTTGGAACCAACTGCAATTCACCCAACCAGAATGCACGTTATGGCAAAAATTGCAACTGAATCCCTGGGTTTATTTCGTTCATTCCTACTACGTCGATCCCGTTAATCCCCAAGTCCGCGCCGCTACAGTAACTCATGGTAGCCAAGTTGTCACAGCTGCGATCGCCCAAGATAATCTCGTAGCCGTCCAATTTCACCCCGAAAAGTCATCTACAGCAGGTTTGCAAATTTTATCTAACTTCGTGGCGCAGGTAAGGGAAACAGTTCTTGTATAACAGGGAGCAGAAAGGAGCGAGGAGCGAGGAGTGAGGAGCGAAGGGGACAAGAGAGTAGAGGAGCAGAGGAAGTTGAGGAACCTGAGGGAGCATTACAATCCAAAATCCAAAATCTAAAATTAATTCACTCACCCCTCACTCCTCGCTCCTCACTCCTCATTTATGAGTCTCAGAATCTCTGGTAATCGCCAGTTAAAAACCCTTCCAGGCAGAGACACGCGCCCTACTAGTGGTAGAGTGCGGGAGGCTGTATTTAATATTTGGCAGGGAAAAATTACCGATTGTCGCTGGTTAGATCTCTGTGCTGGAACTGGATCGATGGGTGCGGAAGCGTTATGTAGAGGCGCTAATTATGTAATCGGTATCGAACAATCCAGCCGTGCCTGCACCATTATTCAACAAAACTGGCAGAAAATAGCCAAACCAGAACAACAGTTTCAAGTATTGCGCGGTGACGTATTGAAGCGGTTGAAAACTTTAGCCGGACAGCAATTCGATCGCATCTACTTCGATCCACCCTATGCCAGTGGATTATATCAACCAGTATTAGAGGCGATCGCTCTTTATCATCTTCTGCATCCAGAGGGAGAACTCGCTGTAGAGTACGATCCCGCTCTTTGGCAACCCCAAGCCTTACCTGGTTTAGAAATTTGTCGCCAAAAAATTTATGGCAACACAACTTTAGCTTTCTATACTAGGGAGTCGGGAGTCGGGAGTCGGGAGTCGGAAGAAAAATGAGAAAGATAGTAGTACTCTCTTCCTTGTCTCCCTTGTCCTCCTTGTCTCCCTTGTCTCCTGAAACGCTCTTAGTCAATTCCCAGTTTTTTACCGCGCTTGAATTGCTCGTAAGCTTTGAAAAACAGCCCTGCCAGGGTAACAAAAATTAGACCTAGTACCATGCCATCGAGTAAGGGTTCAACCACGTCAAATCTCCTGAATGTCAGATGTAGTAATATGTTTGCTTAGATTAAGTTTTTCTGCACGTCTTTAATCATACCTCTGTTTAGTTGTACGTAGGGGGCTAACTTAAAACTCTTTAGCTGACTGAATGCCAGTCGATTTTAACAAAAATTTAATGGGTATAAATTAGCGCTACTTGCTTGCCGATAAGGTCAAGAACTTTTAAGCTATGTGTAGGATATAGAAAAGATTTGTCAATTTGACTTTTAGTGAAACCTTTTGGATAACCAGCACGTCCTCAGTCAAAATTCGCTCCAGCGGTTCGCGACGATCGCTCTAGCGCTGTTATTGGCGATCGCAATGGCGATTGTGGGCGCTTACCTACTCAGTCCCGCCGACCCTTATATTAAGGGCGTTTTATCTTTACCTGGCGACTCCGTTCAAGGTAACGCGATCTTCCAGATGAACTGTGCTGGTTGTCATGGCTTTCAAGCAGAAGGTAATGTTGGTCCTAGCCTGCAAGGAGTTTCCAAACGAAAGTCCGGTTACAGTCTGATTCATCAGGTGATTAGTGGGGATACACCACCAATGCCGAAATTTCAGCCCAGTGAGAAGGAAATGGCTGATTTGCTGAGTTATTTGGAAACGCTTTGACTGGTAATGCTTAGCTGTACTCATAGTGTTAAAGTTTGGTTTCACCACCTCGGAGCTAGTCAACTGATGACACTAAATATGGTGTTATATTAGTGCTATATTTATAGCTTTCATGTTACGAGTAGTTATTGATACAAATGTTGTTTTTGCAGGATTAACTCAGCAGGGTAATGCCGCTAGTCTAATTATTGATGCTTGGCTGGCTAACTTACTTCAAGTTTATGTCTCAAATGCTCTAGCTTATGAATACGCAGATGTTCTATCTCGTATGCTTTCGGAAACTCGTTGGCAAAGCATTAAACCCGTTTTAGGAACCTTGCTATCTCAAGCAAATTTTACAACCATTTATTACTCGTGGCGACCTGCTTCACCCGATCCAGGAGACGAACACATCATTGATTGTGCTATGAATGCAAGTGCCATTGTTATTACATCAAATATACGAGATTTTAAAACTGCAAAAGAATCATTGGGATTGCAAGTGATGACACCTTTAGAGGTTGTTATTGCTCTAACAAGTTAGACACATTTTGATTTTGTTAGGAGTTAGAAATGAGTAGGTTAACAGTACGTCTACCAGAAACATTGCATTACCAGTTAGTGCGTTTAGCCCAAAGCGAAGGTGTTTCTTTAAATCAATACATTGTTTATGCTTTGACTCGTCAGGTGACATCTG from Scytonema millei VB511283 harbors:
- a CDS encoding pyroglutamyl-peptidase I family protein; protein product: MTKKILLTSFTTWLPHHTTNSSDDLLEKISQLNYTFAVLNFLRQLPVNIQLASNIVMEKAQVVEPNLIVCCGMAERRQYLSIESKATCNGSILRTNIDLEKLVRENSRVKISHDAGKFVCEGLYYAILEWIQRHQLSVNCVFVHVPILTEQNFNLVLNDFEFILQRLGNYLDETSL
- the hisH gene encoding imidazole glycerol phosphate synthase subunit HisH, which translates into the protein MATIAVVDYDMGNLHSACKGLENAGATPKITDSAREILQADAIVLPGVGSFDPAVQHLRSRGLEAPIKQAIASGIPFLGICLGLQILFDSSEEGKEPGLGIIAGTVRRFTSEPGITIPHMGWNQLQFTQPECTLWQKLQLNPWVYFVHSYYVDPVNPQVRAATVTHGSQVVTAAIAQDNLVAVQFHPEKSSTAGLQILSNFVAQVRETVLV
- the rsmD gene encoding 16S rRNA (guanine(966)-N(2))-methyltransferase RsmD, whose protein sequence is MSLRISGNRQLKTLPGRDTRPTSGRVREAVFNIWQGKITDCRWLDLCAGTGSMGAEALCRGANYVIGIEQSSRACTIIQQNWQKIAKPEQQFQVLRGDVLKRLKTLAGQQFDRIYFDPPYASGLYQPVLEAIALYHLLHPEGELAVEYDPALWQPQALPGLEICRQKIYGNTTLAFYTRESGVGSRESEEK
- the petG gene encoding cytochrome b6-f complex subunit V, which codes for MVEPLLDGMVLGLIFVTLAGLFFKAYEQFKRGKKLGID
- a CDS encoding c-type cytochrome gives rise to the protein MDNQHVLSQNSLQRFATIALALLLAIAMAIVGAYLLSPADPYIKGVLSLPGDSVQGNAIFQMNCAGCHGFQAEGNVGPSLQGVSKRKSGYSLIHQVISGDTPPMPKFQPSEKEMADLLSYLETL
- a CDS encoding PIN domain-containing protein, translating into MLRVVIDTNVVFAGLTQQGNAASLIIDAWLANLLQVYVSNALAYEYADVLSRMLSETRWQSIKPVLGTLLSQANFTTIYYSWRPASPDPGDEHIIDCAMNASAIVITSNIRDFKTAKESLGLQVMTPLEVVIALTS